From the Anopheles merus strain MAF chromosome 2L, AmerM5.1, whole genome shotgun sequence genome, the window AAGGACACTGGTGTATTTCTACTTTAAGTGCGGCAAAGAATTTAAACTGTTAAAGCTATATTGCCAAACAACGATTTGCATATGTTTATGATAAGAACAAGTGATTAATACTGTCTAGTATTGACGAGCTAGATAGTCTGGTAGCTAGAATCACAGCTATGGTGATGTAGTTCAGCTTGGATCACAAAGTTTTCTGCATActccttttttcattttattaattattattacctcCAACGTCCGTCAAACAACCCAACTATCGAGTGTAAATTTACCGTGCTgttatatgaaataaaatcatttattATCAAACTGAAGTTGAATCGAGAAAAAAATCCCTTCCGGGGGTTCGAGTCTGCCCGTATTAAACCTCTTATCACAACAAGGTATCGTATGAACGTTCACgcccaaaaaaataaaagccatCCGGTATCGATAAGACAAGGCTTAACAGTGCAATTTCAATGGTGAAGGTTTGGTAACAGTTGGTAttaaactgtaaaaaaaaaaaattgcaaagcGAGCGGTAGATGTGAATGACATGGTTTATTCGCTGAACGACCTTAAACGCTACGTATGTTTGCAGGGGAGCCGTCCTTATTCTGTGGTGATGGCATCAACATTGGCCCCTTCGCCGATGTGAACGAAGCGCACCGATGCGTACGGCATACGATGGTTAAAGTCACAGTAGTGTGCACCGTTCACTGCAATGCCGTAGCTATCCGGTTTCACCGTGATGGTCACGTCGAAGTAGGACTTCTTCTGGACAGGACAACCGCCAAACCGTTCCTCGATGCCCCAGTTACGGAACTGGATGGAGTTACGAATGATGACACCGTCCCGGGGTCGAATGCTTATATGCAGCGCCGTATCATCGCGTGGGTTAGTGTTTGGTCCGGTCTGCAGATTTATGTTGAACCTGAAAACATTTACATTGGACCATGGGCAAATGGAATGGAACGCCGTGCTGCACTACCACTGTTACTTACTGGTCATGAGTCATCCGTCCGCGAATCGTAATCTTGCGGTAAATGCCTAGACCGGCTGGCATATGCGCCAGGAAGGGAGTTGGCTAAAGTGTATAACCGGAAGTATGATTACGTTATTACAGCAGGTTAATTCTACAGGTGCAAAGTCTACTAACCGGACTGTATGCTGGAAGGGCCGACATATTGATAGAAAACACTGGACTGTGACGTTTACCGAGCTATCCACTTGTGCACCAGGGCGTAGTTTCGAGGAAACTGATACAACTCTTCCAATTCATCGATGAATGATACTATGATaggaaaatgaaattttgataagaagaagaaaaaaaggttcatGATAAGATTATTTTATCTGAACCTTTAGCGTGAATCAGCGCGTCGGTTGTTCGATCGGTCACCCCTcccccactctctctctctctctctctctctctctctctctctctctctctctcacacacacacacacacacacacacacacacacacacacacacacacacactatcaaCGACGCTGACCTTGCGAAACGGTTTGGGGTTATTTGGCACAAAGAGAAAAGTAACCCAACCCATTTGCTTCTAGTTTGTGATTTTATACTTGTTGCTAGTTAAActcttaataacatgcccgtcatgggttcaagccccgaatggaccgtgccgccatcagtggcggatctaacggtaggcggactaggcggtcgcctggggccccgccgatttaggggccccgtaggTCGCCATTATAGTATGCCctatggacagagtattagcgaaaaccccccccctcccaccaaAAAAATTTAGAACCTGGACAGATGATCGAAGGGGCCCCCGACGGCATTTAAagtttactgttcaatctcccaacagcaagtttagtgccgctaaccccccccccccgccccaacaacatttaccatttacagagggcctcaactcgtctttccgcctagggccccctatacccttaatccgccactggccGCCATACATAGGAcagactatcctactatgagTGGAATCAATAAAGTCACACAAACCAAGTACAcaagtagtggtacaggcaggccttgaccgaaaactgttgttgagccaaaagaagaagaagtttaacACAGAACAGCTCTACATAGATTTGTAAATGACTGTTCGCTACAATTCTCACCTTAACGAATGTTATCTATTTTTAATCAATCGCGAGGTACAGTTGCCAAATTATACGACTTAACACCATGCCCGTCGCGGATTCAAACCTCGAATGGACCGACACCTCCGTACAGCAGAACTGACTTGACTGCACTATGGGCAAGTGGCGAgatgaacataaaaaaaaacttttaaataACGCGATTCTAAAAATGAGATTCCAATCTGTTTGATAAAACTAAGAAAACCCCAAATATTAGCTCTTTATCTCTTCTGATTCTTAAGAATGGGGCTCTCCATGTCGGGACTTATACAATTTGAAAAGGATATTTACGATCATCTTTTATTCTACGTACTAGGCGGCTCCATAAGttattttaccattttaccagacctgcctgtaccccactagtgggcttggctttcagtgacttattgttaccatagcaggatagtcagtcctacgtatgggaggtACGGTCTTAttcggggtttgaacccatgacgggcatgttattaagtcgtacgagttgactactgtaccacgagaccgatCCAAAATCAtcaccgcgcggctacatgaggtgaaatatacagcgaaatgaactatttgacaggtgaaatatctgacaggtatagctaaagggttgggggagacacaacatccgctttcgaaattctatttaaaataatatcttctcaagcagaacattccctaattggaagaaattattaactgttgactgaaaattaacgaagTACTCTATATTGAAgctatttaatggatttaattacgattttgtgcacgttatttgtttacattgcacatcagctggttgctgtgatgctttatccgtcagatatttcacctgtcaaatagttcatttcgctgtatatttcacctcatgtagccgcgcggtatTAGTGTTAGGTCCGTTAGGCTAAGAACAAAATTGTCAACCATTGTCGTAAAAGGATTCGGAATATACTGACGCGTACGCCAAACGGTCACCGTTAAACCCTGAGaaattttcactgcactttaacataaaatatcacaacgtAGGGCCGATCACGAAcatttggtgccgtgaccaggattcgGAATATACTGACGCGTACGCCAAACGGTCACCTTTAAACCCTGAGaaattttcactgcactttaacataaaatatcacaacgtAGGGCCGATCACGAACAATCATAGTTTTACACCGATAGAGGGCTAAGAAATGttaaagcattttaatattttaattatattaaaaGTGATtcttaaattaaataacattaatGAATATCAAATATGGCAAGGTAATAGtcatataattattattttttttaatttaatgaatTATCAATTTATCTAAACCTTATGAACGATTGCTGAACATTCATTAGGTTTCGATTATTAGACATTattatctatcaatttgctCATCCACGACGGTTAAAATAGGCGttcaaaaatgctgcttgggttagTGATAAActggcgttacgcgtaacgctaacgtaacgtagagggctgagccttacttttacccatttttcatgttcgatgtcgtgttcgattgatgctagagcgccgggtaaccTGCGTTACACGTTTAGTTTTGTGTCTGTATTTATAAttgtaatttattattataatttataattaattcTGAAGATAATGATGAActcatttgtttgaaaaatcaaTCTAGTGACTAGTAAATAAATCTCCACTAAACAATATAGTCCTCCTCATGTATAAAATGTCCAATGTATCATATGAACGTGACCCAATGTGTAAAACAGTACTAGTACCaaccaacagatggcgctactgTCTAACTCAAATACAACTAAGGCCGCGCTCTGTCACCTTTCTAAAAATACATCAGACTCGAACAAATTTCTTCATATCTAGTTCCTGGCCATGCCCCTTTTTTCGGTGCTACCACGGCAAAGACTTCCCAATTTTACATTGAcaattttacatttacattgAAAAAGAGGTAGCTCGCCTGGTAGGTCAATATAGAAATTAGTTTGGTGAAGGAGAATTAGTTGAATCGTTGACGCTCCCGAAACCCTTTGCCCGTTACATGCTGTTCTGTGGCTATTGACGGCTGTAAATTGCTCCATGGCGACCGAAACCTTCCCGGTCGGCTTGGCCGTTAGGCACGGTATAcaacttttccatttttgctgAGAAATCACTGTTATATCCAAAGTGTATGAAGATCAGATGGTCTCATGGCCTGTTTTTTATAGCAAAAGTTaaacgtcactttttgacagcatgGGTGAAAACATTTCCCCAAACAAGCTTTCCGACGACTTGCCTAATGCACAAACAATCTTAGAATCTTCGTTATTTGCACttaaatactttaaaaagcactcaaaatatttcttattgtAAGCTAAACCAAATCTGAACtaattaaaatccatttttggATCAAAATAATTCCGTCGATGAGGACACCAATGTGTACTACGTATGTGTTGCTAAGAACAAAGCGAACCGTTCCTatggaaattcatttcacccattctgtcgaaaggagctttttttgatTCCGAAATTAGTTGTCAATTTGTATGGGACGAGACCACCTGGTCTTCATACACTTTGGTTATATCACTGGCTGTGTCGAGAAACGTACGACGTACGTACGAGTACGACTGTAATGCCATTGATAGTTGTAGGAATAAATTATCGCTTGCTTTTT encodes:
- the LOC121593731 gene encoding galectin-7-like — its product is MSALPAYSPPTPFLAHMPAGLGIYRKITIRGRMTHDQFNINLQTGPNTNPRDDTALHISIRPRDGVIIRNSIQFRNWGIEERFGGCPVQKKSYFDVTITVKPDSYGIAVNGAHYCDFNHRMPYASVRFVHIGEGANVDAITTE